In Paenibacillus sp. FSL M7-0420, a single genomic region encodes these proteins:
- a CDS encoding response regulator, which translates to MSNNPVVLDKIRCIVVDDEALIRERFRYAFPLEEHGFEIIGEAEDGEEALELCRQLSPDIVITDVVMPGMNGLELTGQLKQLLPRIKVIILSSFQEFEFARKAVALGALGYLLKVTSGYQELLEILDQARSEIEADRERMLLSIEERKQLQDSQPLLRKQLILDIRSGMAHSPARLGAACDFVNWHRPGPVFTLGLVSIDRYSSLSQTFHSKDLALFKYVMMRMIEELAETSLPCNVFDWDEQSIGLWILLQDPGDAAQVSPLCESILHHARKYLPFTVSVRVSRAHRMEASPEGWPSAFGSAFGDLEELKAALFYEGHGSYHAYSAVHGTVQGKEPGTALVAAASSRHSMPELPDPAERLAGLNDPAGLQRLVHDDYIRPLVSVKPEPERLLHWMEELAGRWTAADSHSRSRFLAGIGGVETIHDAEEFLLSLFLWKQSASRLAFDQPVQRAEIQKALDYVARHYREPLSVADISDYTAISPNYFSHLFKAQTGINFSDYVTRYRIERSKQYLRETEMQVGEIAEQIGIPDYKYFARIFRRLVGKTPSQYREEEGRRSGRK; encoded by the coding sequence ATGAGCAATAATCCGGTTGTACTGGACAAGATACGATGTATTGTAGTGGATGATGAGGCGCTGATCCGGGAGCGGTTCCGGTATGCTTTTCCGCTGGAGGAGCATGGATTCGAAATCATCGGGGAAGCAGAGGACGGCGAAGAAGCGCTGGAGCTGTGCAGACAGCTCAGCCCGGATATTGTGATCACCGACGTGGTGATGCCGGGGATGAACGGGCTGGAGCTGACCGGACAGCTGAAGCAGCTCCTGCCGAGGATCAAAGTCATTATTCTGTCCAGCTTCCAGGAGTTTGAGTTCGCCCGCAAGGCGGTGGCGCTGGGCGCACTGGGCTATCTGCTGAAGGTAACCTCGGGCTATCAGGAGCTGCTGGAGATTCTGGATCAGGCCCGCAGCGAGATCGAGGCCGACCGGGAGCGGATGCTGCTGTCCATTGAGGAGCGCAAGCAGCTTCAGGACAGCCAGCCGCTGCTGCGCAAGCAGCTGATCCTGGATATCCGCAGCGGAATGGCCCATTCCCCGGCCAGGCTCGGGGCCGCCTGCGATTTCGTGAACTGGCACCGGCCGGGCCCGGTATTCACGCTGGGGCTGGTCAGCATCGACCGCTACAGCAGCCTGTCCCAGACCTTCCATTCCAAAGATCTGGCGCTGTTCAAATACGTGATGATGCGGATGATCGAGGAGTTGGCGGAGACCAGCCTCCCCTGCAATGTATTTGACTGGGATGAGCAGAGCATCGGTCTCTGGATACTGCTCCAGGACCCGGGCGATGCTGCACAAGTGTCGCCGCTCTGTGAGAGCATACTCCACCATGCGCGTAAATACCTGCCCTTTACGGTGTCGGTCCGGGTTAGCAGGGCGCACCGGATGGAGGCTTCGCCGGAGGGGTGGCCGTCCGCTTTCGGAAGTGCATTCGGGGACTTAGAGGAGCTGAAGGCCGCCTTGTTCTATGAAGGCCATGGCAGCTATCACGCATATAGCGCTGTGCACGGAACGGTTCAGGGTAAGGAACCGGGTACTGCCTTGGTGGCTGCCGCCTCCTCCCGGCATAGTATGCCGGAGCTTCCCGATCCGGCTGAACGGCTGGCCGGACTGAACGACCCTGCCGGGCTGCAGCGGCTGGTGCATGACGATTATATCCGGCCCCTGGTGTCGGTGAAGCCGGAACCGGAGCGGCTGCTGCACTGGATGGAGGAGCTGGCCGGGCGCTGGACCGCTGCCGACTCCCATTCCCGCAGCCGGTTCCTCGCCGGAATTGGCGGCGTGGAGACGATCCATGATGCGGAGGAGTTCCTGCTTAGCCTGTTCCTGTGGAAGCAGAGCGCAAGCCGGCTCGCCTTCGACCAGCCGGTACAGCGGGCCGAAATCCAGAAGGCGCTGGATTATGTCGCCCGCCATTACCGCGAGCCGCTCAGCGTGGCGGACATCAGCGACTACACGGCCATCAGCCCGAATTACTTCAGCCACCTGTTCAAGGCTCAGACCGGCATCAACTTCTCCGACTATGTGACCCGTTACCGGATCGAACGGTCCAAGCAATACCTGCGGGAGACCGAGATGCAGGTCGGTGAGATTGCCGAACAGATCGGCATCCCGGATTACAAATATTTCGCCAGAATCTTCAGGCGGCTTGTCGGCAAGACACCCAGCCAATACCGCGAGGAGGAGGGCAGGCGGAGCGGCCGGAAGTAG